The Desulfobacterales bacterium sequence CCGGGCCGTCCGGCGGCTGGATATCGGGACCGATGAGATTCGGGTCGACCTGGATGGAGTAGAAAAGGTGATCCCTGTGCAGAAAGGTGATCTGCGCCAAAAGGGGATGCCCGGCTGCGCGATCTGCTCCGATTATACGGCGCTTTCAGCTGATATCTCGTTGGACGGCGGGAAGCCGTCCCCGGCCGGGACTCAACTGATTTCAAGAACCGATTCCGGCAGGAAGATCATTGCCCGGGCCCTGTCCGACGGGGTTGTGGAAAAGATTGCCGGCGTGGATCGTGGTGAGCGGATTATTGAGATGGAACAGGTCAAGGCCCGGAGATCGGCGGCCAAGGCGGAGACCTTCCGTGATAGACTGCCGCCCGCTTTTTACACCGAAGACTCTTTTGACGTTGAATCGTCCATCTATGACAGCCTGCTTCAGGATTTTTATATGGTCAAGGATCTGATCAAGAATGACCTCTGCGTGCTGTGCGGGATGTGCGAAACCGTCTGCCCGCTCGGCTCGATAACCCTTGACGGGGAGCGGCCCCGGTTCAACAACCGCTGCAGCGATAAGATCTGCGGGATGTGCTTTTCCACCTGCCCCCAGAGTTTTGTCCTCCAGGGGGTTGACCAGCAGCGGTTGTTTCGCGAGATGGAGGCCGTTGCCCCCTTGCGGGCGGAGGATATGGTTACGGTCCGGTCCGCAGCCGTGGAATCGGACTCCAAAGGGGAAGGTCGGGATACGCTCCTGGCCTCCCTGGCCGGATACTGCCTCGATCAGGGACTGGTCTCCCGGGTCATGGTGCTCCATCACTGGAACAGCCGGACCATCCTGAAGCAACTCGGTGACATTTCCGCCACCCTGCTGGTCGATTATGTCCGGGAAAAAAGAGGGGGCAGAGCCGATGAGAACAGTTAAGGTCCTGCTGGTTGTCCCTGATGTGGAGTCGTTCCCCCGGCCGCCGGCGCCCACCTCGCCCCATGTGGGGTTGGCCTATATCTCGGCCATCCTGGAGAAACACGGCCACCAGGTTCGGGTGCTGGACCTGCGGCTGGCCGGCAACCACGACAAGCTCATTCCGACCATTAAGCGGTTTAGTCCGGAATTTATCGGCATATCGAGCTACAGCATCATGTACAGCGCCATCTATGACCTGGCCCAACAGGCCAAGCAAGCCGTGGCCGGCGTTACGGTGGTGATCGGCGGACCCCATGTGGGCAGTTTCGGCCGGCGGGTGCTGGAGGAGTCGGTGTTCGACTGCGCGGTTCGCGGCGAGGGCGAGTACACCATGCTCGATCTCTGCGCCGGCAAGCCCCATGCCGGGATCCCCGGGCTGCTCTGGCGGGACGGCGACCGGATCGTGGAGAACGAGCGGCGCTGTCCCATCGTTGATCTCGATGCACTGCCCTTTCCCGACTATAGCAAATTCGAACTGGACCGGTATCTCGACAAGAAGCTGATCGTGGTCAGTTCGCGGGGCTGCATCAAGAAATGTCTCTACTGCACGATCCGCTATACCATGGGGCCCCAGTTCCGGGGCAGAAGCCCGAAAAATATTGTCGATGAGATCGAATACTGGTACCGCAGCCCGGGCCGATATCGATTTTTCCAGTTCAGCGACGATTGCTTTTCCGCGGATATCGAAAGGGCGGAAGCGGTATGCGACGAGATCATCGGCCGCGGCCTGAAGATCGGCTGGGAACTGCGCAACGGCATTATGGTCAACCGGGTGGACCGGCGGCTCCTGCAGAAGATGAAGGATTCCGGCTGCCGGCTGATCGCCTGGGGGATCGAATCGATTCATCCCGAGGACCTGCGCAACATCAAGAAGGGGATCACCCCCAACCAGGTGCGGGAGGCCCTGCGTATCTCCCACGAGGTGGGGATCAAGAACAGTGGTTTCTTTATTGTCGGCCTGCCCGGCGACACCTATGAAAAGTTTAAAAAGAATTATGAGTTTGCCAAGTCGCTGCCGCTAAGCGAGGTCCGTTTTTATAACACCACCCCCTATCCGTCCACCGAGCTCTACGACTGGGTCAATGAAAAGGCCCACTGGCTGGTACCGCCGGAAACCTTTTTAAACGACTATCATGCCAACTGCGACGAGCCCAGCTTTGAGACCGACGAGTTCCCCAGGGCCGATCGGCTCAAGGCCTTGAAGATGGGACGCAAGCTTGTCCTCCGGCTGATATTGAAGAATGAGTTCGGTCCCCTGATCGGCACCATCGCCTATCAGTTCGTCCGGATTCCCTTCCTGCAGGAGCAGATTCTCCGGCTGGGGGCCCAGGTGTTCGGCCTGTGGCGGCGGCTGGGCAAGCTTGTCGGCCGGGAACCGATATGATAGGTAGTGCCCATCCAGAAATGGCCCTTTCGCCCAATCTCGGCGTCATGCTAAAAAAATAATCCTCGTAATATCACTTATATGACTCCGGTTATTTTTTTCGCGATCCTTGATCTTGAACGAAATTGCTCATTACTGGACGGACACTAGTATTTTGTTCTAAAGTTATCGTTACATATTTTTGGCTTTGTGTTACACTGCTTTTCATTAACCCAGAATGGAGGGCCGTGAATATGAGAGTACGCAAAGCGAAACTTACAATATCGGAGAAAGATCAAAAACAACTTGAAACAATTGCCCGCAGTCGCACGGAGCCAGCCAACAAAATTCAGCGTGCTAAAATCCTGCTCATGTACGTAGAAGGTGAAAAAATAACCAAAATAACACAGCAAGTTAACGCTACACGGCCTTTAGTTTACCGGGCAATAGACAAGGCGTTAGATTTTGGGGCATTGCAATCATTGGCTGACTTGAAACGTTCCGGGCGCTCACGAAAGATAGACGACAGCGCCAAGAAATGGGTACTCTCCTTAGCCTGCCAGAAGCCGACGGATTACGGTTATGCAGCCGAGACCTGGACCTATAGCAAACTTGTTCAACATATACAAAAACATGCGGCAGAAAACGGGCATCAGTGTTTGCAAAAAATCAGCAGAAGCCAGGTGTATGACATTTTAAACAAAGGTGAAATCAAGCCCCACAAAATCCGTTATTATCTTGAACGCCGTGATCCTAATTTTGAAGAAAAAATGACCGATGTTCTTCATGTATACAAGGATGTAGAAATAATTAACCAGTCTCCAGACGACGAAAAGGAAAGCACAACAATCTCCTATGATGAGAAGCCCGGAATCCAGGCGATAAAAAATATCGCGGCCCAATTGCAACCAGTTCCCGGGGAACATTCCATGATCGCGAGAGACTATGAATATAAGCGTTTGGGCACAGTCTCGCTATTGGGTGGGATTGATCTCCACACCGGCGAAATACATGCTTTAGTTCGTGACCGGCACAGGAGTCGTGAATTCATAGAGTTTCTCAAAATCATTGATGCGAAATATCCGGACGATTGGATTATCAGGTTAGTGTTGGATAATCATTCAGCACACATTTCTAAAGAAACACGAAACTTCTTGAAAACAAGACCAAACCGATTCCATTTTGTGTTTACACCCAAGCATGGCTCGTGGCTAAATCTTATCGAATCGGTTTTCAGCAAAATGGCCAGATCATTCCTGCGACATATCCGGGTAGATACAAAAGAGGAACTCGTCAACCGCATCTATCAAGGTATCGCAGAAATTAATAAGGCTCCTGTTGTCTACCGGTGGCGATACAAAATGGATGAAATTACCGTCGCCTAAAATATAACGTTATTTTTAGAACTCTGTACTAGGTAGGTAAGCCGCAGAGGGACGGCAAAGTAATTTTACCCCGTGCCGGCAATACAGGCAGGTCCGGAACAGCGGTATTTTTTCAATTTATACAGGTCAAGACCAAGGTGAACGATCTATGACGGACTGGGATTCGTGGTGGAGAAGCAAGCGGGTGGAAAAAAACATATACCCCTTGATCAAGCGGCTGACCACTGCGCACAAGATGAAACTGTTGTTCGGCATGCTCAAGGGGATTCCGCTTGACCGTCCCCGGATCCTGGAATTCGGGGCCGGTTCCGGCATGGCCACGGTCCGGTTGCTGGAGCGGTTCGGCGGCCGGGCGACCCTGATTGATTATTCGCCCGAGGCAAAGTTTTTTTTCGATGACCTTGAAAAGGACCAGCTTGAGATTGAGTACATCCTCGGCGATCTCTTTGCCCTGGATCTATCCGGTGCCTATGACATTGTTTTCAGTGACGGCCTGGTGGAGCATTTCCAGGGGAAAAAACTTGATGAACTGATCAGCAAACATCGTCAGTTCCTGGCCAGGGACGGCCATGTCCTGATCATCGTCCCGCGCCACTGTTTTTATATCCTTCTGCGGGACCGGCTCATTGCCAATGATCTCTTCTTTAATCTGGTGTTGAAACGGCTGGGGATCTCCAAGCCATCGTACGGCTACGAGAAGCTTTATACCCAGGGCGAGTTAACGGAACTCTGCCGCAAAGGCGGCCTGGAGGTTGTCAGGGTCAGGAACACCTATAAAACGGTCTGTATTCTGGGGCGCAAGATAGATGATTCGGCCGGGGCAACGGGCTAGCGGAATTTAAGCTTCTTCATGGCAACGAAGCTCATCTTGAGGAGCAGCAGGCCGTGCCGGAACCGGTCGATCTTGATATCGCCGTAGGTCCGTTCCCGGTATCGGATCGGCACCTCGACAATTTTGAGATTCTGTTTGACCGCCCCGAACAGGAGATCGAAATCGCCGAACGGATCGAAATCGCCGAAAAATGAACGGTTTTCGGCGATCTTGTCATAGTCTTTTTTGAACAGGACCTTTGTCCCGCACAGGGTGTCCTTGATCCGCTGGTCCAGGAACCAGGTGAAGAGCATGCTGAAAAACTTGTTGCCCAGTTTGTTGAGAAAGCGCATTGCCTCCTTTTCCATGGGATAGACCAGCCGGGTGCCGTTGATGAGTTCGCCGTGCCCTTCCTGCAGGGCCTGGTAGAATTTTGGCAGGTCCTCGGGCGGTACGGTCAGATCGGCGTCCAGGATCATCAGTATCTCGCCGCTGGCCGCGGCAAAACCCTTGCGCACCGCATCTCCCTTGCCCAGCTTGAGCATCCGTCCATGTCCGCTGCCGTTGTCGGAGCCCGGTTCGACCTGGTGGAGCAGCTTGATCTCCCTGCGATCCCGGTATTCTTTAATCACCGCCTCGATCTCCTCCACCGTGCCGTCGCTGGAGTTGCCGTCTACAAAGATGATCTCCGTGTGGCTGCCCATCTCCGGGATTCTTGCCACCGCGGCCCTGATATTGCCCCGTTCGTTCCGGCAGGGGATGACCACTGTGACGGAATAGTCCCGCGGTGGCCGCGTTTCTGGCCGCGGCCGGGCTACCAGGTAGGTGCCGAGGCACAGTTTTCTCACCAGGGGCAGCCTGGCCAGGTAGGTATTGACCAGCCGGGCAAGGATCGGGATCCTTTTGGGGAACAGCAGCCGCTCTCCTTTTTTAATAACCTCGAATCCGTTCAGGGCGAGGAGGTTCTCGATATCGGCCGGGGACAGCCAGTTCTGATGGTCCTGGGGCATCTTAAGACCCAGTTTTTCTCCCAGCCCGAGAATCGGCTCCCACAACGCATTGAAATAGGTGATGATCAAGCGGGATTCCGGCGTGGTGACCCGTGCCAGATTACGGAATGCCGTGCCGATGTCGGTCAACTCACCGATGAGATCGGACATGATGACATAGGCAAAGGTCTCCCCCTTGAGCTGGAGGTCCTCCACGTCGTCCCGGATAAAGGAGAGGAACGGGTATTGCGACCGGGGATATTTTTCCCTGGCCATGGCGATCATGTCCTTGGAAAAGTCGATCCCAAGCCCGCGTTTAGGCCGGAGATGGGCGAGCAGGTCCCCGGTCGAGCAGCCCACCTCGAGGACACTCCGGCCCGGCGGGACCAGGAAGGAGAGCAGCTCTTCAAGGTCATCGTAATAATAGCGGTTTTTTTCTTTCCAGCGGTCGCGTTGCGGGGCCAGCCGGTCGAAGTGCGCTCTTTTCAGTTCTTTTGTCTTCAAATCGGTCTCTTTGCTTCCGGCCGGCCGGTGGGGAAACAGGGACAAGGGTGACCCGCGGCCGTAAACATTCAGTAAACCCCCTCCTGTCGGGAAAGGGGTCTTCTTCTACCCAACGGCCGCTCCATTGAAAAGGGCCGGCTGTTCATAAACAGGCTATCAAGCAGGAACTCGCTTCGCCGCGGCGGCGATTCGGAAGCCATAAGCATATCCTGCCGAAGTTGTTTCAAATTCCGTTTTTGCCGTCACGGCCGCGGCTCAGGGTCCGCTACACCGTTCGCTATAAGAAAACCCCTTTCCCGGTCCAACCTCAAACGTACGGGGTTTACCGAAACTTTACCCGCGGCCGGTCCGCGATCAGTCTGTTATATATCCGTTTTCAACGAGAATCGCGGAAATCTTTTCAGCGTAGATCCGGTGGGCCTCGTCATAGGTGTGGACCGGGTCCCAGAAAAGGTCCTGTTGCTGGTCCAGGACCCGGTCAAAGGAGTAGAAGGGCAAGCTGTTTTTTTCGTGGAGTTGGCGGATCGCCTTGTTCATGATGCCGTAGAAGGATCTGAATACCGGCTGATCCCTGACCCCGGGATTGACGGGCTGGAGGATGGCGAGGAATTTACTGTTTGCGCCCCGGGTGACGATGGACATCTTGCGCCAGTTGTCAAGTAGGCGGACGGCGATCTCCACGGTATCCAACTGGCCGGCCGGCGGTTCTGATTGGCTGAAGAAGGAGGTTGCCAGCCTGTTCTCCAGGCTCAGGCCGGGATTGATGCGGGTGGCGATGCGGCTCATGGCCAGGATCATATCAAGCGTGCTCAGATCGGCCAGGGCCTGCTTGAGCCGCTGGTTTGACTGCCAGGCGTTTTCGTAAGTGGACCAGTTGAAGGGATAACCCAGCCGTGGTTCAAAGTACATCCTTGTCCAGATGTCGTTGAAGCCGTCAAGGGCGATCACGATGTCCGGCTGGTAATTCAAGATCTGATGGACCAGAACAGCCAGTTCCTGGTCCGAATCCGCTGACTGGATTCCGGTATTGATGCAGATGATTTTTCTGTCCTTGAAGCGGGCCTGGAGTTTTTTCTCCAGCAGGGCCGGGATGGTCGATTCATTGGTCAACCCGTGCAGGACCACTGAACCGCCCAGGACAAAGATCCGGATCTCGTTGTCCTTCTTCCGGTAGGGGATGTCGCCCTGGTGCCGGAAGCCTTCGTTGTTGGTGATGAAGCGGGTTGCCGGGGTCTCAGTCCGGTGCTGCTGGTTGGTGGTTATGGTGACATCGCTGTCAGGGGTGGCGTGAAACATGATATACGGGGCCGGCATCCGCAAGTCAAAGGCTGTTTGTTTGTCAGGAGCGGGCCTGGTTTTGGTATGACCGTCGTACAGGGCAAGGAGGAGTTCGAGCAGAACGAGGCTGATGGCCAGTATGGCTCCGGCTTGAAGGATTTTCTGGAGTTTTACCATGGGCTTTGTTAACAGGGTGAATTCCCGGGGAACTTGCCGGCAGCAAGGTTTTTGGCTAAAAGTTGTAGTTTATTAGCACAGGCGCCGGATATGTGCAATGATTGTCGGTCTGCTTTTTCCCTTCTGCCGGGTGCTTGTCCTGGCCAGAGGGGGGCCCTATGGGACAGGCGCCCGGGAAGGGGAAGACGGTCCCTGGGCCCCGGGAGGACGGAATGAGCGCTTGTACTCATCCCGGTGATATTGTATCTTGTTTTATTCCGGTATGTTGTCCAGCAACGCACTCCTGTTTGTTATCGGGTCGGTCCCCTGGGGAAGGGGGGCGATCAGGAAAATCGTGACCTCACATGCCAGGTAGAAATCCACGTCCAGCAGCAGGGTCGCCTATCGCCTTTTACAGCGGTTTTGTCTTGCTCCTGCTTTTTGCGGCAATACTCCGGTTTCATCATATCGGTTATGAAAGCCTGTATATGGATGAGGTGCGGCAGGTTTCCTATTATCCGCATTCAGTTACCCGGATCGTCCTCGAGGCCGCCTCCAACCAGCAGCCGCCCCTGGATTTCCTGATCGGCCATTTCATCTGGTTTTTTTCCCGGTCCGATGCCGCGGTCCGCATGCCGGCCGCCCTCTTCGGGATCGGCGCCATCTTATTACTGGTAATCCTGGTTGCCCGGATATGCAGTTGGCCGGTGGCGTTCGGCACCGGTCTTCTTGCCGCGGTTCTGCCCTATCATATTTATTTTTCCCAGGAGGCCCGGCCCTATTCCATTGTGATCTTTTTTCTCCTCGGGCTGATCTGGTCCCTGGACCGGTTTCTGGCGG is a genomic window containing:
- a CDS encoding Coenzyme F420 hydrogenase/dehydrogenase, beta subunit C-terminal domain, producing the protein MNKILFIGYPCQVTAIKRLQVFLAYIEKNYPGRAVTWPQQYPALRDLQWVKDIELLIGQFCRAGTCHSGLSGIFQRHGIDIRAVRRLDIGTDEIRVDLDGVEKVIPVQKGDLRQKGMPGCAICSDYTALSADISLDGGKPSPAGTQLISRTDSGRKIIARALSDGVVEKIAGVDRGERIIEMEQVKARRSAAKAETFRDRLPPAFYTEDSFDVESSIYDSLLQDFYMVKDLIKNDLCVLCGMCETVCPLGSITLDGERPRFNNRCSDKICGMCFSTCPQSFVLQGVDQQRLFREMEAVAPLRAEDMVTVRSAAVESDSKGEGRDTLLASLAGYCLDQGLVSRVMVLHHWNSRTILKQLGDISATLLVDYVREKRGGRADENS
- a CDS encoding class I SAM-dependent methyltransferase, encoding MEKNIYPLIKRLTTAHKMKLLFGMLKGIPLDRPRILEFGAGSGMATVRLLERFGGRATLIDYSPEAKFFFDDLEKDQLEIEYILGDLFALDLSGAYDIVFSDGLVEHFQGKKLDELISKHRQFLARDGHVLIIVPRHCFYILLRDRLIANDLFFNLVLKRLGISKPSYGYEKLYTQGELTELCRKGGLEVVRVRNTYKTVCILGRKIDDSAGATG
- a CDS encoding IS630 family transposase, giving the protein MRVRKAKLTISEKDQKQLETIARSRTEPANKIQRAKILLMYVEGEKITKITQQVNATRPLVYRAIDKALDFGALQSLADLKRSGRSRKIDDSAKKWVLSLACQKPTDYGYAAETWTYSKLVQHIQKHAAENGHQCLQKISRSQVYDILNKGEIKPHKIRYYLERRDPNFEEKMTDVLHVYKDVEIINQSPDDEKESTTISYDEKPGIQAIKNIAAQLQPVPGEHSMIARDYEYKRLGTVSLLGGIDLHTGEIHALVRDRHRSREFIEFLKIIDAKYPDDWIIRLVLDNHSAHISKETRNFLKTRPNRFHFVFTPKHGSWLNLIESVFSKMARSFLRHIRVDTKEELVNRIYQGIAEINKAPVVYRWRYKMDEITVA
- a CDS encoding bifunctional class I SAM-dependent methyltransferase/glycosyltransferase family 2 protein; translation: MKTKELKRAHFDRLAPQRDRWKEKNRYYYDDLEELLSFLVPPGRSVLEVGCSTGDLLAHLRPKRGLGIDFSKDMIAMAREKYPRSQYPFLSFIRDDVEDLQLKGETFAYVIMSDLIGELTDIGTAFRNLARVTTPESRLIITYFNALWEPILGLGEKLGLKMPQDHQNWLSPADIENLLALNGFEVIKKGERLLFPKRIPILARLVNTYLARLPLVRKLCLGTYLVARPRPETRPPRDYSVTVVIPCRNERGNIRAAVARIPEMGSHTEIIFVDGNSSDGTVEEIEAVIKEYRDRREIKLLHQVEPGSDNGSGHGRMLKLGKGDAVRKGFAAASGEILMILDADLTVPPEDLPKFYQALQEGHGELINGTRLVYPMEKEAMRFLNKLGNKFFSMLFTWFLDQRIKDTLCGTKVLFKKDYDKIAENRSFFGDFDPFGDFDLLFGAVKQNLKIVEVPIRYRERTYGDIKIDRFRHGLLLLKMSFVAMKKLKFR
- a CDS encoding B12-binding domain-containing radical SAM protein, with product MRTVKVLLVVPDVESFPRPPAPTSPHVGLAYISAILEKHGHQVRVLDLRLAGNHDKLIPTIKRFSPEFIGISSYSIMYSAIYDLAQQAKQAVAGVTVVIGGPHVGSFGRRVLEESVFDCAVRGEGEYTMLDLCAGKPHAGIPGLLWRDGDRIVENERRCPIVDLDALPFPDYSKFELDRYLDKKLIVVSSRGCIKKCLYCTIRYTMGPQFRGRSPKNIVDEIEYWYRSPGRYRFFQFSDDCFSADIERAEAVCDEIIGRGLKIGWELRNGIMVNRVDRRLLQKMKDSGCRLIAWGIESIHPEDLRNIKKGITPNQVREALRISHEVGIKNSGFFIVGLPGDTYEKFKKNYEFAKSLPLSEVRFYNTTPYPSTELYDWVNEKAHWLVPPETFLNDYHANCDEPSFETDEFPRADRLKALKMGRKLVLRLILKNEFGPLIGTIAYQFVRIPFLQEQILRLGAQVFGLWRRLGKLVGREPI